The following is a genomic window from Fundulus heteroclitus isolate FHET01 chromosome 16, MU-UCD_Fhet_4.1, whole genome shotgun sequence.
AGGCAGCTGCTGCAGTCCCTAATGTCTATTGCATGTTGCtggtttctgctgctttttgatGTCTCTGCATAATTCAGCCTCAAGCCACTCAGACCAACAGATGTTCTAGCTGAAACTCCCTCCCACATGTTGCTCGTCTGTATATCGCACAAGGTTCCTTTTTGCTCAGTCTTAGGTTCCATTTTCCCACCCTCTGTACCACTGCTGTTCTTGCTTGAACTGGTTAGAGCATTGTTGCTTTGAAAGCAATCCAATGTTGGTGGCTTCTCCTCTTCAGCTGACTCTTTGTGGCATATCTGAATGTATGAGTCTAAACCGACAGACATGCAAGATGCACTCCATTCAGGACCTTCGTCACTGCCCCCCAAGGTGCCACAAGGCTTGAAGCTTTGGAAGGTCCTTGTGGTGGCCTTGGTTAAAGCCCATGCTTCTGTTGCATCTGATGAAAGAGTCGTGGAACTGTCGTTCCCgctgcctgtctgcctgctgTCAAAGCTGTTGTTGTTTGCCGAGCGGTTTGAGATCCAGTTGGTTTTATCCTCTGCTTCTCTACTTTTCCGCCGAGCTAACTGTGGATCATCATCCTCTCCTACATCTATGTCAACGTGGTTAACAATGGGTAGAGTCTTTCTGAGGGGGCCCAACATATTATGGCAGCTTTCGTTGACTGTGTTGTGACCTGTGTGCGGCTCAAGGTAGGGATCGCAGAACCCTAAACTGGGGCTGCTGACAGCCAGTGATAAACTGCGTGGGTTTTCTAACAGACCGTCTGTATTAAGATGGTTCGATTGAATCTCTGGTGACTTTTCCAGTGTAGAGGGAGAGGATTGCTTCTGTATCTTGGGTAGTGGTGATTCGTCACAGTAGAAGGCCTTACTGCTGTAAGACGGAAGTGAATTATGAGAACAACCTGACTTTACAGCACTGTTATTAGATAAAGGGCTCAGCAGTGGATGTGTGCGTAGTTGAATGGCGGGGCTTGAATCATTGGATTTGATGTTGTCTGTGGTTGACCAGTAAGAATTAGCTTGATTATCAGGTGAGAACCTTGTGTTAGTAGATTGCAGTTCTGAACAGTAGTCCCCGATGCCATCACAAAACTTGATGTTGCATTGGACAGGTTCTTCTATGCGAATGTAGTACTCACTGCTTATAGAGGGGCTGTGGGCACTAAGCACTGGTACAACACTGGTGTGTTCTGATTCATAATAGGATGGGGACTTGCCTGATGTCAGGCTGTCTGTCCTACAGCCCACTGAGGTACTTCCTGTGTTGGAATAGTAAATATCCTGGTAGTGTGGGTTCTCCTGGCCCAATTGCCCACTGGTGGAAGAGGAGCAGTAGGGCTGTTCTGCTCGGGCCGGCTCCCACTTGTACTCGAAGTTGAGGCCATGGCTTGTCTCGGTGACGGTCAGGAGGTCATCTCCTGTGTCAGAGTGAAAACTGTCAGAGAAGTGCTCCAAGAGAGGGAAGGAGGATGAGGCAGAAGAGGCCAGCTCCACTGCCTGAGTTATGTCTGCACTGGGGTCAGCAGGGGTGGGAGTGAGGACCAGGGATGTAGATGCAGCTGTATGTGATGTGCTGCAAAGCAAATTTGGTTTCAAGGCATTCCAACGTTGCTCAAAGTCTTCCTCAGCTTCACTCGAGCCTTTGGCACACAAGTATGTGACCAAAAGGTGAACTTCCTCGCTGCTCGGCCTGAGCTCGGGCTGCAGCCAGCAGAACTGCATCACTTCATACCTGAAAAGGTACAGAAATATTGCATGTTTTTCCAACTCTAACACGATTAATGGTACTGTATTCTGAGAGAGGAGTAGAAGTTAAAGAATTGATCCTATATAAACAACAAAGCAATTTTAAAAGAGAACTTCAGAGGTCAGCACATTACGGCTACACCTGACATTTATTTACAGGTCCAGCCAATAACTCAGCGTATATAAAGGGGGTGCAGTCTGGTTGCTGACTCAGTTGGAAGATTTTCTGTGAGTCAGTGTAGCTTCTCAGTGTTGGTGCCAAACTTGTTTCTCATTGAACAACGGGGGGAAATTAATAGGTATAAACAATGTTCAACTGTCTTGCAGGAAAAGATGGATGAGGTGGTTTAACCCTGCTTTTATGCCAGGAGGGTCATAAAGAATAACAAGACTATTGATCATCTTCTCTGACTTGGGGATGAGAAATACAACTAGAGCAGTCGGAGGCAACTAAACACTGGCTATTTATGAAATAATTGGCTTCCAGCCAAGCAATGTTGAATATTTATCTAAAGTCATAACATGCCTGGGGCAGGGTTGCCACTAAGAATTATGGGCCCCATGACAAAAACTCTAAATCATCCCAAAAGctcatatttacatatatgtttttttatttggggtGACAGTCAGGGGCCCTTGGAATTATCCTAACCCCCCCTCCCTTTACAACGCCCCTAGCCTGGGGATCAACGTTGTATTTCCCCAAGTGGGTAAAGATGCAATCATGTCTCACCAGCGGTCATCCAGGGGGAACTGCAGCTGGGGTTTGGGTAGTTTAAGCTGCTGTTCCTTCACAGCGTATGTCAACACTTGTCTGTCAGAGTAATGTCTGTACGGCTGGTTTCCCAGCTCATAGAGCTCCCATAAAGTCACACCAAAAGACCTGGAGAGAGGGGAAATAGAATTCAAGATGCTTCAAGCTACAAGATGAATTTTTACAAAGAAGGTCATAATCAATAGCAATAAAGAGCCACGGAAAACTGTTTGCTTCTTTATAGGCTTCATCTGTTTTTGCATGTCAAAATGGCATGTTTCATATcaaacaaaattacaagaaagaaAACTTTAGAATAAACACAGTCTTTAAATGAtggctttatttattaagggggcttttaaaaacaatatgacCATAAGTGAAAATTTTATTGCATCTTAAGCCTATTACTTGTTTGGTCACACTTAGCAACAACTGCCATTAAGCATCTTGCAATAACTGCCTTTGAGCTGCTTACATtacagtgaaaacatttttgtccaACTCTGCTGTTCAGTGTTGTTCTGAACCAGATACACTGGAGGGGTTTTGTACATTAAAGACCTCTTTATGGTAATGTAGCAACATCCTAaatggatttaagtctggaatGCCATGGTATGCTTCACCATGGCATTGCTTGGTATGCTTGGTATGTCTTGCTTTATAATTAAGGTGTGTTTGATCCTAAAGTCAAACATTGGTGGCTCGATATACTCTTTTATGATTTTCTAGTAGAGACTACAAGTTGTCCACGTCGTTTAGCAGCAAAGACCCAGAACATCACACTAACACCAAGATGCTTGACTGTTTATATGTTGCTCTTTCCTAAAAATCTGTGTGTTTTACATCAGATGTAACATGAAGCCTATCTTCTGAATAGGTTTTTTGCCTCATCGGTCCACACATGATGTATTTACACGTCTTGGGGAacattgtgatgttttttttgaaaatgtaaaatggtTATTTGTAATCTCTTTCATTAACAATAGTTTCCCCTGTGGATCACTTCCATTAAGTTTGGccagtttttctttcattggCAACTATTGAACACTAACCCTACCTGAAGTATGTGAGGTCAGTGCTTTAGACATTGTTATGTATCCTCTTACACCTCTTGGGTCAGTTGTTTATACTGGCTTGGAAAGATTAGGTGGGTTCACCACTCTGGGAACGTTCACCACCTATAGGCCATTCCACCACTGTGGTTTGGTGGAATGGTAAAGCCTTAGAAAGGACTTAAAAACATAGAGGGCAATTACATTTTCCCATTGAGCcatgttggtttggatagcttttttttctcatgaaaAAATTTaaccatcatttgaaaactgcttttgtaTTTACCCAGGTTACttctgatattaaaatatgATCTAAAACATTCAAGAGACAAATGAACATGAATAGTAGAAATCTGTAAAGATACAAATCCTTTTTACATTACTGTACATACAATACTTCGGACAATAAAACAGCAGTAGAAGCGAAACAATAAAATAGAACTTTACTGTCAATCTTAAGTTTCTGACCATATGTTACTGCTTTTGGTTTGATCAACAACCAGCAGATTTCCGTGGACTTCATCTATGAGTTCTGGTGCGATCCAGCGCAGAGGCACCCAAATCTGGTCTTGTGTTATGAAGTAGTCATCCTATATGAGTAAACACAAGAACTGGGATTTATCACTGAAAGGAGAAATACAAGTAGGAAAAAAATTACGTTTTGTCAAAGGGCTGACCTTATATCGGCTGTGAGAGAGTCCATAGTCTCCGATCTTAACAGACATTTCTGAAGTAAGAAGGCAGTTTCGCAGGGCCAGGTCACTGTTGTGCCAAAGAAATCCAGAAATAAACCTTAAAAAATATTCCACTTAGTCTGGATAAACATTTTTATgagtctacttttttttttgtacacctGTTGTATGAGGAATCAAATAATCACTCTAACCTCACCTCTATTCAGTGTTGAGTTTTTTCCGCATGCTCTTCATCGGAATGAAAAGGGGTTCGCCCCCGGCAACAAAATCACTGATGCTGGAGTTTGTGTCATGTACTCAGGCAGCACCAGGATGTTGTTGCAGGAAGAGACCAAAAGGGGGCACACACAGCTTTCAAGTTGATGGTGCTCATTTAGTGCAGTAAAATCAGGTTTAAGTGTAAAGGCACTAAAACCATTGTTATATACCTGTGGATAAAGTTGTGTTTGTGAAGGTGAAGGAGCCCTGAAGCAATGTCGCAAGCCATTCTCTGGAGGATCAAGGCGTCTGGAGTCTCGGCATCAGTGGCCCGACAGCTGCCGAGGTAATTCTTAAGATCTCCCTgagaggaggggggaaaaaaaggaaataagggTTTTAGGTTTTCTGCCGCTGCATGACTATAAACAGCACAGAGCCAAGTATGGTAATGAGGAGGTATTTATTAAGGAGCAAATATTATTATGTCCTAAATTGTTTTCCTACCAGAGGACAAAACTCCATGACCAGCAGATAGGGAGTGACCTCTGAACACTGTGCCAGGCATTGCAGGAGTGCATGATGCTGGAGGGTTCTGGAAGAGCAACAGACATCTTAATGAATTTCATTCATTATATTTGATTAAATGACATGAAACTGAAGTGTGTTACTTCGGTCAACTATTACGTTTGTGGCACTGACCGATATGGCTGGGCCTCCTCCAGGAATTGGATCTGATCCTGGACACTTGCACTGGCATGCAGCTCCTTCACCACCACCTGGGTGGTGCTGACACCTGATGTGACTTCCCCCAGCAGAACCTATAGGGTTATGGAAAAGAGGAACAGGAGacccaagtttttttttttttttttttcaaagtcagGCTGGGGGTGGTGGCATTAAGCAGAAGCACCATCAACATAAAGCTGAAAACTTTAGAGTGGGAAAATGGAGTGGCATGAGGAGAAGTCCAAGTCCTGCACTACCATGTGTCAAACTAAAGGAATCCACTGTAACTGTGAATTTCTGCTCCTCTCACGCACAACTGACCCTTACATAAATTCCAAACATTGAACTTTGAGATCCTCATCATATTAACATCATATTACAAATGGTAAAaagcattaaacaaaaaaaggatggTACAGATGTTAAGTTATAGTAATTCATTATGATAAAGCAGGTGGATCAATGTCTCTGGACTGTGTATAAAACTTtggtaaaagcaaaaaaaaaatttgagaaACATATTACTTTTCCAAACCAGCCATGTCCAATCTCTTTCAGATACAGCAGGCTATGGCGTCCGATGTCGGATGATTTCAGCAGCTGTACTGAAAAGGGATAATaaagaacacataaaacaccTGTTAGACTGGAAAGAACTGCAGACTCCAATAGCTGAAAAGAGgttacaagaaaacaaaaaaaagtggaagTTATAGAGTTGCTTcaaatgtttaattgaaaagTAGACCACAAACCTGAAGGAATTTACTTTAAGCTAaacaaaattcagatttcacaacaacaacaaaaagtttacctgctcaaaaatAAACTCAACATCCAGCGTCTTTGGAAGAATTGCTACAAAGGAGGCACGGTTTTACAAAGTTGCATCATGTTTGACCAAAAATGAATTACCTCGTTGAATCCTCATGATTCAGGGAACAGAGATGTCGATGGTGAGTGTCGGGATGAAAATGACAGCGAGGCGGAGCAGCCGGCCACTCTCAGTACCATGAAGGGGTTTGAGTCCGTGACCCCAACTGAGATGGTGCACCGGATCAGAGCGTGAGAACCAAGAGCTCGAGGCCCTGGCTCCTGCCCCAGGCATCTCAGCCCTCGTTGTGTGTATGCGAAAAAAGAGCCCAACGGTCAAAGTGTGTTCGAGACAGCCTCGGCAGGATTTAACCCACCGAGCCCTCCAACAGCTGAACAAGCTCACCACACAGCCTCTCCCCATCTGCAGCGAGCTCATCTTCCAACTGGGACATGCACACAAACATCCACACTGTCCCCCCTAAGACCTTCCAGCTGTTGAACAAATACTGAAATCCTTGATTCCTGCGCAGGCTATACTGAATGTACGGTAaacagaggagaagaagaagaagccctGAACCGCTGTAAAGAATGGCTCCTTCCTCCCTGGACGCAGATTTTCTGGACATGCATCGAGCCCAATGTGACTGCCACGCATGTTGGTTGTATGCCGTTTGACGCAGAAGCTCTGTGTGCAGCTCCAAGTCACCCAGTAATGACATAAGGTCCACATAATGCCACCCTGTCACCCAGGACAGCAGCATTCCTCAGCCAAAGATGAAACAAACACTGCTCTGtccaatgcaaaaaaaaaagatctctaTCATCCACATTCACCACCCCTATCTCAGCCCCTCCGCCCTCTACCCCTGCACTTAGGCCCTGGTGCATGCCACCAACCTTTCCCTGTCTCTCTTCATTCTGTCACAGACCCCTTACTGTATTCGCCCCACAAAGCCAGTCCTCTGCTGGTGCGTTCCGCGGACGTTTTTCGCCCAGCCCCACGCTCCCCCACTGGCCAGCCGGCTTAAAGCACGCCTATTGTTCGGTTCGGTCACTCACACGCTTACACTATGTCTCCTGGTACCTAGTCCACCAAGCAGACGCACATACGTACACAAGGCCCATTCTTTGCTGGAACGCTGGACGGAGGTTGTCACAGTGATATCAGACCCAACACTTGGCTTCACAACCACCCCAGCACACCGATGATGAATCCTCCCTCCATGAAGGAGTTGAAGAGTGAATCATTAAGCTGCTATACTATTCCTAACTGATAGCATGAGCATGATTGTGCATTCCTGTCCTGCTCATAGCATTCGCAAAAAGAGGGTACAATTCAAAACCTTGCAAGATCAGCGGGATGGTGGAATGAAGCGAACTCGTCCAGTCTGAGAATCTGCAGATGAGCATAATTTGACCACTggaataacaaataaaagcaacagGTTGGTAATCAGGGATGTTATTTCAATGGCAAACACTGAGCTGTGTGTCCAGACTGATGTATAATTGCTCTTTGGATCACTCAACAAGAGGCATTCAAGGTTAATGTACCAGTTATGCAAAAAACAATTTGCATGACAATAAATATCCATTTATTGTGCATATTCCGATAGCTATAGTGAATAATTGCCTAGTAATTGCTAgtatggtttttattttattatgatacTATTTATAACTGAAATGGTGTCATATTCACTATACATATATGCATTTGTCTGGAATACCTAAAATACCTATAAAGGATTGGGTAAGGACTGTGTCAAATCCCCCAAGAATCTAAAAGAAACATTAACTTTTACTTCTTTACTGGATCGCCATCATTTTCTTTAGTCTGAGGCTGTAGCGATCTCCCTTTCACAATCTCTCCTTTTCGCCTCTTGTTCATTCCTCGCCCTGCAACACCTGCACCAATCACACAGCCGTCGCTACGAGGGACAGAGGCAAGGACACCGATTGGCTGCAAGCCCGAGGCTGCCTTGTCCAATCACTGGTGGTGCCTTCATCCTGTGATGCTAAAGAGCAGCAGCTACAACCTTCCTTTCTGACTGAGCCCAGCCCAGCGCAGACAGCCGGTGAGTCATGCAGGGGCGAGACAAATCGAGGATGTGCCACACGCTGACACATAAATGAGCATGCACATTTCAACATGAGACAGGATGACCTGACCAAGTACAAACAGCTGATTTAGAAAAGCTTAATATACAAAATGtgaagtaaaaacaataaaataaaaaaggtgtgGATGAAACTTTTTCATTAGATTATGCAAACTGATAAATGAAGAGCATTTACCACAGTAATGGATCATTGTATTTTTTGATCATTTACCTAATCTGTTGCAGAttgctgctgctactactactactactactaataataataatggatgtaaaattacagtaaaagaTTTCAGAGTTCACTGTCTGACATAAAATCAAATGGAACTTTTTTAGGTCTCATAAGATTACCAAAGTTATTTGCTAAATGACAGaataaaaatagatattttattttttactttcttcaaaGATAGAAGTTTATAAACATTTCTCTAATATTTGGTAGAATTACCTTTTCAACTGAGTGACTTGTGTCAAATACTTTTGTGTTCCTTCTATTTACTTCTAGTTTGCTGGAATTTGGGCCTATTTCTTCTGACAGTACTGGTATAGCTGAGTCAGGTTGTAGGCCACCATGCTTGCGGAAACCTCTTTAAATCTGCCCGTGCATTTTCTATTGGGTTGGGATCTGGGCTTTATCACTCCAAAGGACTTTGTTGCTCTTAAGCTACTTTGTAACTTGTCTGGTGGTATGCTTAGGGTAATGTTCTGAACAATGATACAGTTTTCGGGATGTTGGTTTACAGCAAAAAGGCCGCTGGGTTTGGAtctttttgcatggagtttAGATGCTAGCCTTACACATGCTCGAGTTCTCACCAGATACTCTGACTTCTTCCTACAGTCTAAAAGCAAGCACGTTAATTTGTATATCTATGTTGCCCTAAGGAGTTTGTGCACGCAGGCTTGTTAATTTGGTGTGTCTCTGTTGCCTAtactatttttatgtttaatgtttgggcgagtggtggcctagtagttagagcattgtgcttgtgtcccagaggttctgggttcaactctcACAGATTGCCACTCTGGATCCCTGAGCatgacccttaaccccagattgctccacaggcaccgcacagtggcagtccactgctctccaaggggatgggttaaatgcagagaacacattttacTGGAATgtgtgttgcaatgacaatgaaaatgatgattattattattaaattctaCCGTTGTGTCAATACTTTCTCAACTGAAGAAGCCTTTTGTATAAGGGGTGACATATCTTTAACAAACAGGAGAGAAATCCAGTTGTTTCCTATTTTAGCACTCAGAGtactttgttagttttttttcaagGGTAGGCTTAGCAAGAAACTGTCattaaaaattgtatttactGTTCTTGAAGTGAAATCAACGGATTCTTtccccaaaaataaatatttatttaaataaatggcaATTCAGAATTTACAAAAATGATCAGGATTAAAAATGTGTATCAAATAGCCCTGAGGATAGCCTGGGTGTTTAGAGTTGCACAATTAATGTTTAATatgatttaactttttacatattttatggttaaagaataattttatgtattttctgtGTAGTACTGTTTTATTGACAtcatttgtttactttttattttgctttttggtTCTTATACCCCTGTTTTACTATTACTGTATTTACTGCTGTTCTGTACTTCTATGTTTGTACTGAGTGGTACATATTAGTGATGTTACTTGGTCATTGTCATAAATCACTAATGTTGTTACTTTCTGAGCTTTCACcaagtaaatacaataaatcaATAAACCCAAGTTATCTATGCAGGTGAATGTAGCAATTTCCCACATCTGGAAATTGTACCGAAGGATCAACCAGACTGCTGGAGGTCAACAATTATGTTCCACATAAATTggatttgatttttaaatatatccATAGCGGGGCTCCACAGTTCTCAGATATAATAAACTAACCTATCAGAAGCTTGTAAAGCCATTGCATAATCATCTGGACTTTCCCAGACTGTATACAGATACAGCTTATGTTAACTTCTGGCTTtcaagaaagtgaaagaaaaccctaaaatctctctctctctctctctctctcttaataCTGACAAGGCAAGTTTGCTTGTAtagtacatttcagtaacagaatttttttgtaaatagaaATAATGTTGTCGATACTAGCTGACCTAAAGCAGAAACAgtcttgtgattttttttatgcattcacTGTCTAGTTTCTACTGCACGCTTGATTAAACAAAGAATGTGATTGTCGTCTGCAATGTTATAGGGAAATTTAGGGTTCCAAGAATTCACCTCCTCTGTGAGTAAAGAATGTCAAGAAGGCTTTGGTTATcactttcaggaaaaaaaaaatgttgcgaTGGTGTAATTTCTTACTTGATCTGCCGGGCTGTTTGGAGACGGGCAGGGAGACCTCGGTGAGGGGAAGGATGTAAACCTCAGGCCCGTTCTGGGAGGAAGGCGAGGCCAGAGCGGAGAGATCTGCCTGGTACTcttctccctctgtgttttcaAATTCCTGGTGCGAGGACAGACACTAGGATTAGTCATCTCCTCCCAACCAGAGAGTGGGAAACAATGGCTCAACTGTGCAAGCATGTAAATACACTGAGGCACATTCACCTACCCATATACATTAGTCATGTAGATTGTAGCCTACACTGAGATGCTCACACGCTAATGCAAATAGCTACTGTATACAGTACACAAAGCCTttctttaatttcattacaACAGACCTTAACATTGGTTATCTTGTTTTTGAGTAATACAAAAACCtgtatttaattatatttagatGTGTTTTTCTCTTAAGTTTGCAAGTTTTTGAAATGACTCTGCCTTTAACAAATATCTTTTTTCAGTCAAATGCCTGTCTGCTGTTTTTGTGGATGGATTATGTTTGAAATTGTGAGGTTACTTTTGCAATTCCAATGGTATAAAAGATTATGAGCCCAAGTTGTGACATCTGGTAGGTttgtaaatacattaaaataaacacacacacacacacacacacacacacacacacacacacacacacacacacaccaacacatccatccatccattcattttctaacacgtctatcccttgtggggtgcctatctccagctgtcaatggtcaggtcgccagtctatcgcagacaCCTACACATATCCCTGGTTAGAGCACAAACTGAGGACTGTGCCTTGACTTCTATacacttccattcattttccaggctttctatggcctaactcTGACCCTAGCCCTACACCTAACCTTTACTGGTTTATACCCAACCCTAACCAAAACCTAAACGACGCCTTAgttctaaacctaacccctagccaaCAAAAAGATGAAGACCTTTTTTCGGGCCTCACTTTACTTTCAAAAAATGTtcttgctcagctgcaagtacaagagtAAAGGGATCTGAAAACATatacacaccacacttttcagatttttatttgttagaagaaaagaaaaccatcCATCGTGTTTTCTTCTGATTTACAATTATGCGGTGCTTTGGTCATTATTTATCACATAACCTCCCATTGAAAACAGTGTATGAATactttcacaaaaaaatgtttatcacACCATGTCATACAAGAGTGCAGATAAACATTTTATGGTGCATCGCATAAAATCTAACTAAAATTTAAAAGGTACACTCTCTACCTTAGTAGTAGGCAAAGACAGTGTGATCTATATTTAGCCATTGCAAAAAAGGTGGCATGCACCTCACTGCATTCTGTTACCCTAGGTAAGGCTAAAAGCTCTGCTAAAGCTACTATTTTCTTTGTTAGCTGAACTGCTAACGCAAAGGTACATAATTATGCCTGCCATCAGAATGACCATCTTGTGAGGGTCCATAAACATTTCTTGCCACCACCTTGGCAGTGCGAAcgtgttcaaaataaaattaaatattaaattttctTATACCAAGTTTGAGTAATCgatttttccccttcttttttttaaacaaaataatattaaagaaataattttaaaaacttgtttttatgtgaagcatttcatctgggagttgacctgagttcaaagtgcaactaaatacaagctgtgaaacatgcttgtaaaacaagatggcagccctgCTGTTGTAAGAAATGAAAATAtaccaaaatgtttgctgctagtggatTTACaccagctaagaacaggcttaaCTTTATTAGTTGAAATAACTATCTTAAAAAATAAGTCAATGAGTaagtattatggtaaaaaaagcttcctctttattttattttaacaatatattttccaaaacatatattcaacattgcatgctattctcttcatggaagctcAATGAGTacattgccaaaataaaatcctgactttccaaaaatgaaatcttaaaacattataaatTCAAAATAGTTAATTGAATCAGtgtattgcccagccctagttgcaAGTATATCCCAGATGCTGGTTTTCTCATCTCTGCGTCCTCTGCTCCAATGGTGCAAACAAGCTCAGCAGTCTCTGTCAAAGACGTGTTGCGTATCTTTGCTGGTTGAATTTATAATTAGAACACGTGCAATAGGTAAGGTTTGGACACAGGTAAACTAGTACATAACTTGCTCTAGATTGACATTACGACCAGGTACGTCCTCACTGCTGCACACACAATTTGTGGCTGGAGGTGAATGAAGTGAAGATATTGCTCTTGAACCTAAAATGCTACAGAAAGGTTCTGCCCATGGCATTTTGGGCGAAAATCTAAACATGTATAGAGAGCGTGCATTTGGGCATGCCTTGCGTCaaaaattattcttttattatacatgtttattttaataaattataaagtccaaacatttatatttaaacatgacggaaaaaaacaacaaaaaatgatgATACTTTTTAAGTCCTATTAGAGTCCTAGAATTAAGCAATTTTTGATATACATACTATACAGGGTTTTGTCTATTATGTGTCTAATGCGTTTCAGTTGGTAACATATTAATAGCCACATGAATATATTTTTCTacattacattttgtttcagttt
Proteins encoded in this region:
- the aatka gene encoding serine/threonine-protein kinase LMTK1 isoform X3 produces the protein MRIQRVQLLKSSDIGRHSLLYLKEIGHGWFGKVLLGEVTSGVSTTQVVVKELHASASVQDQIQFLEEAQPYRTLQHHALLQCLAQCSEVTPYLLVMEFCPLGDLKNYLGSCRATDAETPDALILQRMACDIASGLLHLHKHNFIHSDLALRNCLLTSEMSVKIGDYGLSHSRYKDDYFITQDQIWVPLRWIAPELIDEVHGNLLVVDQTKSSNIWSFGVTLWELYELGNQPYRHYSDRQVLTYAVKEQQLKLPKPQLQFPLDDRWYEVMQFCWLQPELRPSSEEVHLLVTYLCAKGSSEAEEDFEQRWNALKPNLLCSTSHTAASTSLVLTPTPADPSADITQAVELASSASSSFPLLEHFSDSFHSDTGDDLLTVTETSHGLNFEYKWEPARAEQPYCSSSTSGQLGQENPHYQDIYYSNTGSTSVGCRTDSLTSGKSPSYYESEHTSVVPVLSAHSPSISSEYYIRIEEPVQCNIKFCDGIGDYCSELQSTNTRFSPDNQANSYWSTTDNIKSNDSSPAIQLRTHPLLSPLSNNSAVKSGCSHNSLPSYSSKAFYCDESPLPKIQKQSSPSTLEKSPEIQSNHLNTDGLLENPRSLSLAVSSPSLGFCDPYLEPHTGHNTVNESCHNMLGPLRKTLPIVNHVDIDVGEDDDPQLARRKSREAEDKTNWISNRSANNNSFDSRQTGSGNDSSTTLSSDATEAWALTKATTRTFQSFKPCGTLGGSDEGPEWSASCMSVGLDSYIQICHKESAEEEKPPTLDCFQSNNALTSSSKNSSGTEGGKMEPKTEQKGTLCDIQTSNMWEGVSARTSVGLSGLRLNYAETSKSSRNQQHAIDIRDCSSCLVELGDYSEDEEDDMADITSGIFADFNLDLSEVEEEEISEGNSDTLGAINVLSSAASSCNQAFSPDPYNTPILPKSLDSGYDTENNESPEFMFKELGDPLGGESCPRLGGESEIALHVGLGQGVCNSTITSELHVKSLVDSNPYRDSAYFSDYDLEIERSPKKEAKMFLSESGKCLGSDNTLSSAEEPIHEDNLNCQRNLTNLRHFKGCILANLSGANLHSAHNVQTPELSMLSPFPPQMGGCLTKEAAPADDDLGLGTEHSGEESASELNSLNGSEPSSSVLEASAKHEEGSRGAEGCSSVHLSLSGCSISECRDKTCEENENAEESNEEAKLPEQKDVDEENEHQKEGGRINDEDFEDIDAEECDSLCEESNGPHDLSTSSSLLELCGEDVRAPLEEAEDEDDSDESESDEELRTYNIQDEESEESEEDFSTVPVVVSDSSRARHLRSLLKMPTLLSESFCEELEQKKKAVSFFDDVTVFLFDQESPTGELADCSFSSGEELIDQETSNSDLEAQSTDTHCFAKETEGNSSAHDRNYEWKDEHSVETCPSSLLPITDPVSSHTSVTDAAEVPKPVAVPLNRFMVSRFSITHVSDSQTGTATGNSEDNPKH